A genomic region of Cyprinus carpio isolate SPL01 chromosome B13, ASM1834038v1, whole genome shotgun sequence contains the following coding sequences:
- the LOC109049811 gene encoding graves disease carrier protein-like, translating into MTTEAVSSGTRAQIPAPVQKDYYYWLRSFTAGGVAGCCAKSTIAPLDRVKILLQAQNPHYRHLGVFATLKAVPKKEGFLGLYKGNGAMMIRIFPYGAIQFMAFDIYKKFLNTQLGMSVHIHRLMAGSMAGMTAVICTYPLDVIRVRLAFQVTGEHRYTGIINAFQTIYLTEGGMSGFYRGLTPTIIGMAPYAGFSFFTFGTLKTLGLTHFPELLGKPSLDNPDVLVLKTHINLMCGGVAGAIAQTISYPLDVARRRMQLGASLPDFDKCCSLTKTLKHVYTQYGVKKGLYRGLSLNYVRCIPSQAVAFTTYEFMKQILHLN; encoded by the exons ATGACGACAGAGGCTGTGTCCTCAGGGACTCGCGCTCAGATCCCAGCTCCAGTCCAGAAAGACTACTACTACTGGTTACGCTCTTTCACAGCTGGAG gtGTTGCTGGATGCTGTGCCAAGTCCACCATAGCGCCTCTTGATAGAGTGAAGATTTTACTACAAGCTCAAAATCCTCATTACAGACACCTTG gagtGTTTGCCACACTTAAGGCAGTGCCAAAAAAAGAGGGTTTCCTTGGACTATACAAGGGAAATGGAGCCATGATGATCAGAATTTTCCCATATGGAGCCATTCAGTTTATGGCTTTTGATATCTACAAAAAG TTCCTTAACACACAACTTGGAATGTCTGTGCATATTCATCGGCTCATGGCAGGATCTATGGCAG GGATGACTGCAGTTATTTGCACCTATCCACTCGATGTTATCCGAGTTCGCTTGGCGTTTCAAGTGACAGGAGAGCATCGCTACACTGGCATAATAAACGCCTTTCAGACTATTTACCTTACG GAAGGAGGAATGTCTGGATTCTACCGTGGTCTGACCCCTACAATCATTGGCATGGCTCCATATGCAg gcttttctttttttacattcggTACACTGAAGACTCTGGGACTCACTCACTTCCCAGAGCTCCTAGGCAAGCCATCTCTTGACAACCCTGATGTTCTCGTGCTGAAGACTCACATCAATCTGATGTGTGGTGGAGTTGCTGGAGCAATTGCTCAAACTATatc ATATCCACTAGATGTTGCCCGGAGGAGAATGCAGTTAGGTGCGTCACTCCCTGATTTTGACAAATGTTG CAGCCTCACAAAAACTCTCAAGCATGTGTACACCCAGTACGGTGTCAAGAAAGGACTGTATCGTGGCCTGTCCCTCAACTACGTCCGCTGTATACCGTCACAAGCCGTTGCCTTCACTACTTACGAGTTCATGAAGCAAATTCTTCACCTAAACTAG
- the LOC109049814 gene encoding polyunsaturated fatty acid 5-lipoxygenase-like has product MPNYTVTVATGTQWFAGTDDYIYITLVGSESCSERTLLDKPLYNDFERGAVDSYDISVGEDLGEIELVKIEKKKYWVHDDWYCKYITVKTPYGDYVEFPCFRWLVDDKEVILRDGRARLPQHAKTRVAKQHRRKELEQRQKTYRWKEWHPGFPMSIDAKAHSELPRDIQFDSEKGVDFVLNYSKAIENLYVNQFMHMFQSSWGDFADFERIFMRIKNTISEYVMEHWKEDFMFGYQFLNGCNPVVIRKCTEIPDKFPVTQKIVEDSLERGLTLEEELKEGNIFIADYELLDGVTPNSTDPCTLQYLAAPICLLYKNIQNKIMPIAIQLLQKPGEDNPIFLPSDDEYDWLLAKIWVRSSDFHVHQTVTHLLRTHLISEVFGIALFRQLPAVHPVFKLLLPHIRFTIAINTKAREQLICECGLFDKANGTGGGGHVELVQKSMKTFTYRSLCFPEAIKARGMDSKEELPYYFYRDDGYSVWEAVTSFVTDVVDIYYDKDETVQEDTEIQAFVKDVCSFGMQDFDYCEFPKSLQTKEQLVEYLTIVIFTASAQHAAVNFGQFDWCSWIPNSPPTMRKPPPTKKGEVDLKYIVESLPDRGRSCWHLGAVWALSQFQENELFLGMYPDEHFIEKPVKEAMAKFRKNLAEVVKVIKSRNEGKKLPYYYFSPDRIPNSVAV; this is encoded by the exons ATGCCCAACTACACAGTGACTGTCGCCACTGGCACTCAGTGGTTTGCTGGAACGGATGACTACATTTATATAACCCTGGTGGGATCTGAGAGCTGCAGTGAGAGAACCCTCCTGGATAAACCCCTCTATAATGACTTTGAGAGAGGAGCG GTGGACTCATATGACATCAGTGTGGGAGAGGACCTGGGAGAAATCGAGCTGGTGAAAATTGAAAAGAAGAAATACTGGGTGCATGATGACTGGTACTGCAAATACATCACGGTGAAGACGCCGTATGGAGATTACGTTGAGTTCCCCTGCTTTCGCTGGTTAGTTGATGACAAAGAGGTGATCCTCAGAGATGGAAGGG CTCGATTGCCACAACATGCCAAGACCAGAGTGGCGAAACAGCACAGGCGCAAAGAACTAGAACAGAGACAGaagacatacag ATGGAAGGAGTGGCACCCTGGCTTTCCTATGAGCATAGATGCCAAAGCCCATAGTGAGCTTCCACGAGACATTCAGTTTGATAGCGAGAAAGGAGTGGACTTTGTGCTCAACTACAGCAAAGC GATTGAAAATCTCTATGTAAACCAGTTCATGCACATGTTCCAGTCCTCATGGGGAGATTTTGCAGACTTTGAGCGTATATTCATGAGAATTAAGAATACAATATCAG AGTATGTGATGGAGCACTGGAAGGAAGACTTCATGTTCGGATACCAGTTCTTGAATGGCTGTAATCCAGTGGTCATCAGGAAATGCACAGAAATTCCTGACAAGTTTCCAGTCACACAAAAGATTGTTGAGGACAGTCTGGAGAGGGGTCTCACTCTGGAAGAAGAGCTCAAG GAAGGAAACATCTTTATTGCTGACTATGAGCTACTAGATGGTGTTACTCCCAATTCCACAGACCCATGCACCCTTCAGTACTTGGCTGCACCCATCTGTCTGCTTTATAAGAACATTCAGAACAAAATCATGCCAATCGCCATCCAG CTGCTTCAGAAACCAGGAGAGGATAATCCCATCTTCCTCCCGAGTGATGATGAGTACGACTGGCTGCTGGCCAAGATCTGGGTAAGATCTTCAGATTTCCACGTACACCAGACAGTCACGCATCTTCTCAGGACACATCTGATATCTGAGGTCTTTGGCATAGCCTTGTTCAGACAGCTGCCTGCCGTTCATCCTGTTTTTAAG TTGCTGTTACCTCACATCCGTTTCACCATTGCCATTAACACCAAGGCTCGAGAGCAGCTCATCTGTGAGTGTGGACTCTTTGACAAG GCTAATGGGACAGGTGGAGGTGGCCACGTAGAACTGGTCCAGAAGTCCATGAAGACCTTCACATACAGGTCCTTGTGTTTCCCAGAGGCCATAAAAGCACGAGGCATGGACAGCAAGGAGGAACTACCCTACTATTTCTACAGAGATGATGGCTACAGCGTCTGGGAGGCAGTGACAAG TTTTGTGACAGATGTAGTGGACATCTACTATGACAAAGACGAGACAGTCCAGGAAGACACAGAGATCCAGGCTTTTGTGAAAGATGTCTGCAGCTTTGGAATGCAGGATTTTGACTATTGTG AATTTCCCAAGAGTTTACAAACCAAGGAGCAGCTGGTGGAGTATCTAACTATCGTCATCTTCACTGCTTCTGCACAACATGCTGCAGTAAACTTTGGACAG TTTGACTGGTGTTCATGGATCCCAAATTCCCCCCCAACCATGCGGAAACCTCCTCCTACGAAGAAGGGTGAGGTGGATTTGAAGTACATAGTGGAGAGTTTGCCTGACCGAGGACGCTCCTGCTGGCATCTGGGAGCCGTGTGGGCCCTCAGTCAGTTTCAAGAAAATGAG TTGTTCCTAGGTATGTATCCAGATGAACACTTCATTGAGAAACCTGTGAAGGAGGCCATGGCGAAATTCCGCAAGAATCTTGCAGAAGTGGTTAAAGTCATCAAGAGCCGAAATGAGGGAAAAAAGCTGCCTTACTACTATTTTTCTCCAGACAGAATCCCGAACAGTGTGGCTGTCTGA